The Bacillus mesophilus genome segment AGAAAGTATTGCTTCATCTGTACCCGTTATTTCTATTACTCCTATTGGCGAGTGGTACAACAATCTATAGGTTTCAATCATATAAGGACCTCCATAGATAGAAAGTAGCATAACCCTGCCACCCCTCCCATCTTGCTGATAATTCCTCCAATTCTTCAATGGTTGGCTTACGATCATAACCTAATAGTTGCTTTATTGCATTATGAAGACCCACATCTGCTATTGGAAATGAATTAGTATAGTGTAAGCATTTCATCATTACATAGTCGGCTGTCCACGCCCCTATGCCCCGAAATTGTATTAATGATTTTTTCACTTCTTGATAATCTTGTTGTTCTACTATTATTTCCTTAGATAACTCGCCAGTTTTCATAGCTTTTGCTATCCCAATGATATATTCTGCTTTCTTCATTGTAATTTGAAGTTGCCTTAAGTCGTCGACATTCAAAATTGCTATTTCTTCATAGGAGGGGAATAACCAATATGTATCACCATTAATAATTAAACTTTCACCATATCTTTCTACGATTCGTCTCTTTAAGGTGTAAGCAAACGTTAAATTAATTTGCTGTCCTAAAATTGCCCATACGATCGTTTCAAATAAATCATGAATGCTAATCATTCGTAAGCCGTAATATTTATGAGTAATACCTTTTAAAAGGTTCTCGTGATTCGCCAGTGCATAAAATTCATTTAAATTTGTATTTAAATCAAACCACTCCCATATATATTTTGCCACTTCTTCTCTATCATTTTTGTTGGGGATGTCGTTCAAAAACTCGACTTTGATGTAATGATTTATATATTCAAGCTTAAACAATATTAATCTTTCGTTCACTTTTATTAATTTATATAAAGATCCTTCTTTAATCTCATGAAGGACTTCTTGATTGGACCTTCCTAGATATACCAAACACTCTTCAAAATTAAACTCCTTAGGAGGATTAATCTTTATATATGATTGACAGTCATTCCAATTCATCCTTAGAATCTCCTTCCATATTCAGTTTTCGGTATTCGCTCGGTGAACAATTTTTCTGCATTCTAAACACTCTATAAAAATTAGAAGGACTCTGAAATCCAACTTCGTAGCATATTTCTAGATTTGTCATATCAGAAAACAATAGCAAATGTGTCGCTTTATCGACACGGACTTTTTCTAAATAGGAACGAGGTGTCTCCCCAGTCTCTTGCTTAAATGTTCGTTCA includes the following:
- a CDS encoding DNA-3-methyladenine glycosylase 2, with the protein product MNWNDCQSYIKINPPKEFNFEECLVYLGRSNQEVLHEIKEGSLYKLIKVNERLILFKLEYINHYIKVEFLNDIPNKNDREEVAKYIWEWFDLNTNLNEFYALANHENLLKGITHKYYGLRMISIHDLFETIVWAILGQQINLTFAYTLKRRIVERYGESLIINGDTYWLFPSYEEIAILNVDDLRQLQITMKKAEYIIGIAKAMKTGELSKEIIVEQQDYQEVKKSLIQFRGIGAWTADYVMMKCLHYTNSFPIADVGLHNAIKQLLGYDRKPTIEELEELSARWEGWQGYATFYLWRSLYD